The genome window ACGATGCGCATCGCGGTGACGGGGGCGGCGGGCAGCCTGGGCGGGCGGGTCGTGCAGTTGCTCGCGGACCGGGCCGACGTGGACGTCGTAGCAATGACCAGGAGGAGGCTGCCTGCCGAGGCGTTTCCGCCGCAGGTGGAGATCGCCGTCGCCGACTACGCCGATCCACCGGCGCTGCGTGCGGCGCTGAAGGGCGTGGACACGCTGGTCTTCGTCTCCAGTGACGGGCCCGATGCACGGGTGCTGCTGCACCACCGCAACGTTGTCGCCGCCGTGGCGGCTGAGCGTGTCGGCCATGTCGCGGCGCTGAGCAGCGTTGACGCCGACATGGCGTCCCCGTTCTGCTATGCCGTGGTCAACCGGCTCACCGAGGATCTGCTTCTGGCTACCGGCGTCCCGTGCTCGTTCGCCAGGGCTTCGCTCTATATCGAGTTCTTCCAAGGCTGGCTCACCGAGGCGCGCGCGACCGGGCTGCTGCGGCTTCCGGCAGCGGATGGCCGGGTCTCCCTGGTGGCGCGCGACGACGTGGCGCGCGCCCTCGCCGCACTCGCGGTGGGTGAGCCGACCGGCCGTCACCATGACATCACGGGGCCCGAGTCGGTGGACCTGGCAGGCATCGCCTCGATCACAGCGGAGGCGTGGGAGACGCCTGTCACCTACGTGGACATCCCTGATGACAACTACCATGCCGAGACTGCGGCGACCGGCCTGGATCCCTGGTGGCTCTATGCCTTTTCGTCCATGTTCGCCTCGGTGCGCGAGCAGCGCTGGGATCAAGTCCGAAGCGACTACACCGAGCTGACCGGCCGCTCCCCTCTCGCTCTCCGCGACGTCCTGTCAGCACACGGGTGAGAGCCGGACACCGCCGAGCGGGCCACGACGACGCTCAGCGGGGCCGACTCAAGCACTCAGTCGCAGGTCGTTGCACGTGGTCAGCGCGGAGTGGAGGTGGCTGGTGGAGGCTGAGGACTTCTGGCTGGAGTACGTCGACGCTCGCGGTGAGCTGCACGAGGGACCGTTTGAGGTGATGTGGTCGGCGCCTTTCGAGGCGGCCAGGCAGGTGCGGGCATTTCCGTCCTACCGGGGTCAGCGCAGTTTCCCCGGCTGGTACTGGGCCGCTACGGGTGCCGAGTTGGTGGGTTATGAGTCGTGGGTGGAACTCGGTCAGCTGATGCGGCTGGACTGTGATCCCGGCGTGGTGGCGATGGCGTCGCAGCCGTTCCGGCTCTCGTGGCGGTCTGACGGACGGAACCGGCGGATCAGCCACACTCCGGACTATTTCGTTCGCCGTCGGGACGGCACCGGTGTGGTGCTGGACGTGCGTCCCGACGACCGGATCGAGCCCGAGGACGCGGTGATGTTCGAGGTCACGGCGGCGGCCTGCGCACGGGTGGGCTGGAGCTTTGAGCGGGTGGGTGTTCTCGATCCGGTGCTGGCGGCGAATCTGCGCTGGTTGTCGGGCTACCGGCATCCGCGGGTGCGGCGAGATCCGGTGGCGGAGGAGTTGCGGGCGGCATTCGCCCGGCCTCGGGGTCTGTTGGCGGGCGCCTGTGCGGTGGGCGATCCGATCGCCGTGTTGCCGGTGCTCTTCCATCTGCTCTGGTGCGGGGAGCTGGCGGTGGATCTGGAGGCCGGTCTGCTGTCGGCGGCCACGCAGGTGAGCCCGGTGTCCGTGGTCGCGGAGGAGGTGGGTGGGGATGCCGGCACGTCCGAGGCTGCTGTCGCTGGGTGACAGGGTCCGCTACGACGGGCGGGAGCACACGGTTGCCGCACTGCATGGCACGTTGGTGCGGCTGGTCGATGATGCCCAGGCCGCCGGCGTCGTGCTGCTGGGGCACCTGCTGGCGTCGGAGGGTTTCACCGTGCTCAGCACCGCGCTGAGCCGCCCGCCGCTGCCGGAGGTCGGGGTGTTGGAGGGGCTGCGGGAGGAAGCGGTACAGCGGGCTGAGTGGTGGAGGCGGCATCTGACGGAGCTGCTCACCGGCCGCCCGGACGGCGATGCCAGCGGCCCGGTGCGGGCTGAGTACGACCCGACGGTGCGCTCTCTGCGGCAGCGGGAGCTGGCCAAGGTGGCCGAGCTGCGGGACTGCGGTGAGGCGGTGGGGCTGAGCACGCTGCGCCGGATGCGGTCCCGTTTCGAGAACGAAGGGGTGGCGGGCCTGGTGGACGGCAGGCTGCGCAGGCCCGCCACGGGCACGAGCCGGGCCGATCCCCGGGTGGTCGAAGCGATCGCGAAGGTCGCGGGCAGCCGGACGGACGAGCCGACCGTCTCCGCGCAGGTGCTGCGGCGCCGCGTCGAACGGCTCCTGGTCACCGAGCACGGTCCCGGAGTGGTCCGGATGCCGTCGAGGGCGGCGTTCTACCGTCTGCTGGAAGCGGTCTCGACCGGGCAGCATCTGTTCGGTTCGGCCCGCACCCGCCGCTCGCTGGGCAAGCAGCCGAAGCGGATGTTCGGGCAGCTGACGGCAGCCCGGCCCGGCGAGGTGATGGAGATCGACTCCACGCCGCTGGACGTCATGGTCATCCACGATGACGGGACGGTGGACCGCTGCGAGCTGACCGGGCTGATCGACCTGGTCACGCGGACGCTGGCTGCGGTGGTGCTGCGGCCGTCGACGAAGGCGGTCGATGCCGCGCTGCTGCTGGCCCGCGCCATGACGCCGGAACCGGTGCGGCCCGGCTGGTCCGACGCTCTGCGCATGTCGCGCTCCGTGCTCCCCTACGCTTCCTTGCTGTCGCTGGACGAGCGGCTGGACAAGGCCGCCGCGGTCCCGGTGATCGTCCCGGAGACGGTGGTCAGCGACCACGGCAAGGCGTTCATCTCGGACAACTTCCGCAATGCCTGCCGCCACTTGGGGATCTCGTTCCAGCCCGCGCACCCGGACACCCCGACCGACAGACCGCACATCGAGCGGACGCTGGGCTCGGTGTCGGCGATGTTCGCCCAGTACGTGGCCGGCTACACGGGACGCAGTGCCGAGATGCGGGGCAAGGACCCGGCCGCGCAGGCGGCCTGGTCCATCCACGAACTCCAGGAACTTCTCCAGGAGTGGATCGTCGTCTGGCAGGCCAGGCCGCACGACGGGCTGCGCGATCCGCTGATGCCGGACCGGCCGCTGAGCCCGAACGAGAAGTACGCCGCGCTGGTGTCAGCGGCCGGATACGTCCCCGTCGCGCTCAGCCCGCAGGAGTACATCCAGCTGATGCCCCGCGAATGGCGGGTGATCGGCCGCAGCGGGGTGCGGATCAACAACCGTACTTACGACGCCCCCGCACTCACGCCTTTCCGGCGTCAGCCCTCGGGGACGGGTCCGGACGGCAAGCTCTGGGAGGTCCACTACGACCCCTACGACATCTCCTGCGTCTGGGTACGCAACCACCACGGCACGGGCTGGATCACCGCGGCCTGGCGGCATCTGCGCACGTCTCCCGTCCCGATGGGCGAGCTGGTCTTCGACCGGGCTCACCAGATCCTGACCGAACGCGGGCAGCGCAAGCCGGACGAGGAAGCCGTCGCACAGGCCGCGGCAGAGCTGCTGGACCGGGCCTCGGACGGGCCCGGTGACGAGCCTGGCCGCCGGACGGAGGGGAGGGACCGGCCAGCCCGGCGGCGCGACCGAAAGGTCGCTGCCCGCACCCGGGCCACCAGCGAACCCGCCTGGCCGCGGCCGGCGCCCGCGCCGGAGCCGGAACCGGCGGAGGACGAGGACGAGGAGGCCGGCGAACTCGCCGATGTCGTCCCGCTGGAGATCTTCGACGCGCGCAAGGAGGCCGAGAAGTGGTGGTGAACGCCGCGGAGCCGGGCGGGAATGAGACCGGTCTGCCGGATGACCGGGCCGATCCCTCCACCCGGCTGGAGGGCTGGCGGCGGTTCGTGGAGGCTGATCCGGCCGTCTTCGAGCTGCTGCCCGATCAGCGGTGGCAGGCCCTGACCCCGCAGCTGCGGAAGACCTACGACGAGGCCCGGATCGCCTATCACTCCGAGCTGCAGGTCGTGCGCACGTCCACGGTCAAGGAGATCGCGCATCAGGGACGGCTGCTGACCCTGCTCAACCAGCGTGAACACGGCGCCCGTCGCGGGATGATCGTCTCCGGCCAGTGGACGACCGGGAAGACCACGGCGCTGAAACAGCTCGGCCGCACCCACGAACTGCGCATCCAGCAGCGGTATCCGGGCAGCGACCGCATTCCCGTCGTCTACATCACCGCCCCGCCCAAAGGCTCCCCGCGCAAACTCGCCCTGGAGTTCGCCCGGTTCCTGGGCCTGCCCGTGATCAACCCGCGGCACAACACCATCGATGTCACCAGCGCCGTCTGCCAGGTGCTGATCGAGGCACGCACGGACCTGGTCCTGGTCGACGAAATACACCTGCTCAACCACGCGACCACTGCAGGCGAGGACCTCTCCGATCATCTGAAGTACTTCACCGAGCACCTGCCGGCGACCTTCGTCTATGCCGGTATCAACGTCGAGAAGTCCGGGCTGTTCACCGGGATCCGTGGCAAGCAGCTCGGGGGCCGCTGCATCCTGGTCCGCACCGGCGCCTTCCCCCGCAACACCGAGTGGAAGGCCCTGATCGCCTCGCTGGAGAGCACCCTTCGCCTGCACCGCCACACGCCCGACACCCTGGCCGGTCTGTCGAAATACCTGCACCAGCGAACCGGCGGCATGATCGGGAGCCTCTCCCACCTGATCCGTGCCGCGGCGATCTCCGCCGTCCTCGACGGCAGTGAGCGCATCACCAAAGCCTCCCTGCGAAATATCCGCATCGACCACAACAGCGAGTCGGATTCCCCGCCCGACGCAGGCAGGGAAGCGGGATGAACAGGCCGTTCGAGGCCGTCGTCTTCCGTCCGCTGCCGCGACCGCTCAAGCCCTTCCCGCAGGAGACCGAAGCCTCGTTCCTGGACCGCCTCGCCACGGCCAACGCGATGCCCGTCCAACGCCTTCAACGGCCTTCCCACTGGCTGGAGTCCCGCCTGGATCCGGTCGGCCGGCTCAGTGTCCTCAGCGGACAGCCCCGGACCTCGATCCAGTACGCGATCCCCCGCTGGGAGCGACAGGCGTGGAACATCCCGCAAGGTGCATTCGCCGTGACTCCCCGATGGGCATGCCGACGCTGTGTCGCCCGCAGGACCGGCAGCCCCGGCCAAGGCGTCATGGCCTGGATGTCGAAACTCCACGACCAGGTCTGCATCCCGCACCGCCTCTGGATCGGCCGGGCCGTCGAAGCCCCCGCCTACCAGTTCGACCTCGCTGATCTGCCGGAGATCGTCGCCGCCCAGAAGCGTCACTACCGGCTCCTTCGCCGCTACGGCCCCGACATGGTCAACGTCTGCTACGAACAGACCTCCCGCTTCTGGACCACCCTCCTGCAGCACGGCTACCGGATCAGCGACCTCACGCGGCGGCTCGCCCGGCTCCAGCCCCGCCCTGCCCGCTCCGTCCGGCCGTGGGATCCCAAGCGCTATGCGGCGATCTATCCCGAGATCGTCAAGGCCATGGTGTTCTACGCAGCCCCGCGCTGGCGCGGCCTGGCACTCTCCGGCGCTGACGAGGACTTCCGGGCTTTCCATGCGGAGTTCGTCCGACGGCTCCCCAACGAAAGCTCCCTCCGCACCACCGCCAAGCCGTGGTTCATCCACCAACTCCGCATGATCGCGCACACCATCGAGGAAGTGGCGCCCTCGGCGATCGAGTAAGCCGAGCACCGGAACGAGTCTGCGGCGGGAGTAGGTCTCTCACCCGGCCGGTTTCATCGGTCTCAGGACGGAGCGACGGAATAGCTGAGGTCGCTGACCGTGAGCGAGGCTGGCGTCAGACGCAGCCACGTCGTGCCTCGTTCGCTCGGATCGTCATACAGATAGCCCACGAACCGTTCGTCCCACAGAGCCTCGTCCGTTCCCAGATAGCGGGACAGCTTACGTCGGCCTCTTGGCACGTCGAACGGCACAAGCTCAGCCTGCCCCCGGGCGATCACCTGCTGAACACGTCCCGTCACGAGATCGCATTCGTCCACCACGAGCGCGACGTTCGGGTCGTTCTTCACACGGTCGAACAACCGGGTCCACGGGCCGGTCAGCACCCAGAATGCGCCATCCTCCCACAGGAACCAGAGAGGGCGCACCGTGGGCCCACTGGTGGCAACGCGAGCGACAAGCGGCTGCTGTAGGAACGCGTCCACATCGAAACTATGAGAGGTCACAGCTCCAATCTTGTGGTGCCACAAGCCTCTTGCCTACCGACCTCCGACCTAGGACCACAGCAGCACGGAAGACGAATGATCGTCACCAGCGGTGACAACCCGAAAGGCAACTTAGCTCCCGACAACCCAGGTTGACCGAGACGACCACAGCCACTACGTCTCGCTCAATCTGAGCTACAGCTGGTCAGAGAGCCGTGGTGGCTCAGATCCATCGAGACAGGTCACTACGCCTCGCATACGTCCGGCTCGCCGACTTCACCGTGTACGAGTTCCGGTCGGCCGCACCCGAGGGCGGCTGACGGCGACCGGCGGGGACACGGTGCTCCGTCCCCATCTCCTGCCCCTCCCCGGGTCAGCGGCCCGGCCTCACGCGGGCGGTCCAGCGGCGTAGGACTCGGTGGGCGCGGAACGGACGCGGGCGGGGCGGCGGCGTCGTCGGTGGGGCGGTGCGCGCGGTGGCCTCACGTGGGCCTCGGGGCCAGTGGTCGTCGGGTGACAGGAGTGGGTCCTTGCGTTCGGCCTGGGCGCGGATCTCGACGTGCGACGCGTGCGCGGTGGCGCGGAACGCCTCCTCGTACGCGGCCATGGCCCCGCTCATCGCCCCGCCGCCCGGACCCCGGCGGCGGATCCGCACCCCCAGCCACACGAAAGGGACCAGCGCGACGGCGAAGCCGACCACCGAGATCAGGAACGGCAGGAACGGTGAGAACGCATCCATGGCCGTGAGCCTACTGAGGGGCAATGGGCCTGCCCCGCCCCGTACGTACTGAGGCCCACCGAGGTCTGTCGAGGTCTGGCGTCGGCTGCTGACGTGGTGGGCCAAGCCCTGGGGAGCGAAAGGTGGTGGACAGCGGGTGGGTGCGCGGCAGACTTGTCTTATGACCGCCACCGCTTCGGACGCCAAGGCCGATCTCCTCTTCTATCTGCGGTCCGCCCGCGAAGCACTGCTCTGGAAGCTCGACGGGCTGTCGGAGTACGACGCGCGCCGTCCGCTGACGCCGACCGGCACCAACCTCCTCGGGCTGCTCAAGCACGCGGCCGGTGTCGAACTGGGCTACCTCGGCGACACGTTCGGCCGGCCCTCCGGCGAGGCGCTGCCCTGGCTCGACGACGATGCCGTGCCCAACGGGGACATGTGGGCCACCGCCGACGAGTCCCGCGAGGACATCGTGGGCCTCTACCGCCGGGCCTGGGCCCACTCCGACGCGACCATCGGCGCGCTGCCCCTGGACACCGTCGGCCGGGTGCCGTGGTGGCCCGACGACCGGGACGAGGTGACGCTGCACCACGCCGTCGTCCGCGTGATCGCCGACACCCACCGGCACGCCGGGCACGCCGACATCCTCCGGGAACTCCTCGACGGCGCGGTCGGAATGAACGAGGGCAACACGAGCGTCCCGTCGAACGACCCGGCATGGTGGGAGGCCTATCGCGGTCGTTTGGAACAGGCCGCCGAGGAGGCCGAACGAAAGGCGTGACCCGGGTCGGCCACCGAAGCCGACCACCGGACAGGAATGCGTCGGAATTCCGGCCGAATACGCATTGCCTCGCCGCGCCCGCTGCCCCTATTGTTGGCCGTATGACTGCCGGGTCGGCCATGGGCCGTGAGCGGATCGGTTACCCGGCCTCCGAGTGAGGCCGGGGCGGGCCAGGAGCCCGCCTGCCACCGAGGTTCCGCGCACCGAACACCGTTCTCTTCATTCCGAGTTCTTCGAGTTCTTCGAGTTCTCTGAGCCCTCTGAGCCCTCTGAGCCCTCTGAGTTGTCCATCGCTCCGAGTTCTCCGAGCGCTTCGGATTCCTTCGGTGTTCCTTTGGGTGTTCCTTCAGGTGTTTCTTTCACCTCACACGCGTTGAGCCCTTCCTTCGCTCACCCCTGCCCGAATTCAGCGGCAAATCATGTCGCCAGCCTGGAAAGCAGAGAATGCCCAACCCCTTCAACCAGCAAGTCATCGACGAATTCCGCGCCCGGCACGGCGAGGTCGGCGGATATTTCGAGGGCGCTCGTCTGATCCTCCTGACCACCACCGGCGCCCGTACCGGCAACCGGCACACCACTCCCCTCGGCTACCTCCCCGACGGCGACGGCACGATCCTGGTCATCGCCTCGGCCGGAGGGTCACCGAAGCACCCGGACTGGTACCGGAACATCACCGCCGACCCCCATGTCACCGTGGAGACCGGGGCCTTCACCTACGACGCCGAGGCCGTCGTCCTGGACGCCGGGGAACGGGACCGGGCGTTCGCGCGGGCGGTCGAGAGCGAGCCGGGATGGGCCGAGTACCAGGCGAAGACGGACCGTACGATCCCGGTCGTCGCCCTGCGGGAGATCCCCGTGGCCGGTCCGCCGAACGTCAACGCCGATTCCATGGGCGAGGGCCTCAAGGTCGTCCATGACGCCTTCCGCCGCGAACTCGCTCTGATCAAGAAGGAGTTGATCGCGAGCGGCGGCAAGGCCGACCTCGGCGCCCAGCTCCGCGTCAACTGCCTCACCTTCTGCCAGGGCCTCCACAACCACCACACCGGCGAGGACATGGGCCTGTTCCCCTTCCTCGGCGAGCGCCACCCCGAGCTGGCCCCGACCCTCGCCCGCCTCGACGAGGAGCATCAGCGCATCGCCGCGCTCGTCGCGGACCTGCGCCGGGTCGTGACCGCCGAGAACGCCGACCCCGACGCCGTACTCCCCGAGGTGGAGCGCCTCATCGCCGCGCTCGAAGCCCATCTCGCCTACGAGGAGGAGCAGTTGATCCCGACGCTGGACGCGGCGACGCGCCCCGAGGGGTGGACGGCGGAGCCGGAGAGCGAGCCCGCGGTTCCGTAGGCAAGCAAAGGCAAGACCGTAGGAGTGAGCGAGGGGGCCAGGGGGCCAGGGGGCCAGGGGGCGCGAACGGTCTGCGTGGCGGTGTATGTCGTCGACCGGTGAGCGGCGTACGAGCCCCCTGGGGGGAGGGAGAACGGGCTCGTGTGCCGCCGCTCACCGGCGCCCGCTCACCGTAGCCACGGGCCCGATCACCGAGGTGCCGGTACGGTCATGACTCCGCCGCCGTCCGGTAACACGGCCCGTGCCCTTCCCTGCGGGCTCACCACGGCAACGGGCGCGCGTGCACGACGTCCAGTCGCGACACCGCGCGGGTGAGCGCGACGTACAGCCGGTGCAGCCCGCGCCCCTCCGCCGCCACGATCGCGGCCGGCTCGACGACCACGACATGGTCGTACTCAAGTCCCTTCGCCACGCCCGCGCCCAACACCGTCACCCGCGCCCCGAGTTCACCCGGGCCCCCGCCCGTAGCGATCGCGGACGCGACCCCGCCCTCGGAGAGAGCGCCCCGCAGCCGTTCGACATCCGGTCCATCGGCCGCGATGACCCCGATAGACCCCTCATGAGCGAGCGCGTCCGCCACGGCGGAGACCACCTCACCGGCCACGGCCTCAGCAACGACCCCCTCCTCCTCCTCCTCGGCGTCGCCCCCGCCCTCTCCCTCTCCCTCCACCCTCCTGATCCTCAACTCCCCATCGCTCCGCAGAGACCGGGCGGCGGGCACATCCACGCCCAGGCGCCCCAGCAACCCGTTCGCCAGCGCCACGACGGCGCGCGGCACCCGGAAGCCGATGGTCAGGGGGACGATGTGCGCGTCGGGTTTGCCCAGGTGGGCGAG of Streptomyces phaeolivaceus contains these proteins:
- a CDS encoding pyridoxamine 5'-phosphate oxidase family protein → MTSHSFDVDAFLQQPLVARVATSGPTVRPLWFLWEDGAFWVLTGPWTRLFDRVKNDPNVALVVDECDLVTGRVQQVIARGQAELVPFDVPRGRRKLSRYLGTDEALWDERFVGYLYDDPSERGTTWLRLTPASLTVSDLSYSVAPS
- a CDS encoding nitroreductase/quinone reductase family protein, producing the protein MPNPFNQQVIDEFRARHGEVGGYFEGARLILLTTTGARTGNRHTTPLGYLPDGDGTILVIASAGGSPKHPDWYRNITADPHVTVETGAFTYDAEAVVLDAGERDRAFARAVESEPGWAEYQAKTDRTIPVVALREIPVAGPPNVNADSMGEGLKVVHDAFRRELALIKKELIASGGKADLGAQLRVNCLTFCQGLHNHHTGEDMGLFPFLGERHPELAPTLARLDEEHQRIAALVADLRRVVTAENADPDAVLPEVERLIAALEAHLAYEEEQLIPTLDAATRPEGWTAEPESEPAVP
- a CDS encoding Mu transposase C-terminal domain-containing protein, with protein sequence MPARPRLLSLGDRVRYDGREHTVAALHGTLVRLVDDAQAAGVVLLGHLLASEGFTVLSTALSRPPLPEVGVLEGLREEAVQRAEWWRRHLTELLTGRPDGDASGPVRAEYDPTVRSLRQRELAKVAELRDCGEAVGLSTLRRMRSRFENEGVAGLVDGRLRRPATGTSRADPRVVEAIAKVAGSRTDEPTVSAQVLRRRVERLLVTEHGPGVVRMPSRAAFYRLLEAVSTGQHLFGSARTRRSLGKQPKRMFGQLTAARPGEVMEIDSTPLDVMVIHDDGTVDRCELTGLIDLVTRTLAAVVLRPSTKAVDAALLLARAMTPEPVRPGWSDALRMSRSVLPYASLLSLDERLDKAAAVPVIVPETVVSDHGKAFISDNFRNACRHLGISFQPAHPDTPTDRPHIERTLGSVSAMFAQYVAGYTGRSAEMRGKDPAAQAAWSIHELQELLQEWIVVWQARPHDGLRDPLMPDRPLSPNEKYAALVSAAGYVPVALSPQEYIQLMPREWRVIGRSGVRINNRTYDAPALTPFRRQPSGTGPDGKLWEVHYDPYDISCVWVRNHHGTGWITAAWRHLRTSPVPMGELVFDRAHQILTERGQRKPDEEAVAQAAAELLDRASDGPGDEPGRRTEGRDRPARRRDRKVAARTRATSEPAWPRPAPAPEPEPAEDEDEEAGELADVVPLEIFDARKEAEKWW
- a CDS encoding ATP-binding protein — protein: MVVNAAEPGGNETGLPDDRADPSTRLEGWRRFVEADPAVFELLPDQRWQALTPQLRKTYDEARIAYHSELQVVRTSTVKEIAHQGRLLTLLNQREHGARRGMIVSGQWTTGKTTALKQLGRTHELRIQQRYPGSDRIPVVYITAPPKGSPRKLALEFARFLGLPVINPRHNTIDVTSAVCQVLIEARTDLVLVDEIHLLNHATTAGEDLSDHLKYFTEHLPATFVYAGINVEKSGLFTGIRGKQLGGRCILVRTGAFPRNTEWKALIASLESTLRLHRHTPDTLAGLSKYLHQRTGGMIGSLSHLIRAAAISAVLDGSERITKASLRNIRIDHNSESDSPPDAGREAG
- a CDS encoding DinB family protein translates to MTATASDAKADLLFYLRSAREALLWKLDGLSEYDARRPLTPTGTNLLGLLKHAAGVELGYLGDTFGRPSGEALPWLDDDAVPNGDMWATADESREDIVGLYRRAWAHSDATIGALPLDTVGRVPWWPDDRDEVTLHHAVVRVIADTHRHAGHADILRELLDGAVGMNEGNTSVPSNDPAWWEAYRGRLEQAAEEAERKA
- a CDS encoding NAD(P)H-binding protein; amino-acid sequence: MRIAVTGAAGSLGGRVVQLLADRADVDVVAMTRRRLPAEAFPPQVEIAVADYADPPALRAALKGVDTLVFVSSDGPDARVLLHHRNVVAAVAAERVGHVAALSSVDADMASPFCYAVVNRLTEDLLLATGVPCSFARASLYIEFFQGWLTEARATGLLRLPAADGRVSLVARDDVARALAALAVGEPTGRHHDITGPESVDLAGIASITAEAWETPVTYVDIPDDNYHAETAATGLDPWWLYAFSSMFASVREQRWDQVRSDYTELTGRSPLALRDVLSAHG
- a CDS encoding TnsA-like heteromeric transposase endonuclease subunit; protein product: MEAEDFWLEYVDARGELHEGPFEVMWSAPFEAARQVRAFPSYRGQRSFPGWYWAATGAELVGYESWVELGQLMRLDCDPGVVAMASQPFRLSWRSDGRNRRISHTPDYFVRRRDGTGVVLDVRPDDRIEPEDAVMFEVTAAACARVGWSFERVGVLDPVLAANLRWLSGYRHPRVRRDPVAEELRAAFARPRGLLAGACAVGDPIAVLPVLFHLLWCGELAVDLEAGLLSAATQVSPVSVVAEEVGGDAGTSEAAVAG